The following coding sequences lie in one Haematobia irritans isolate KBUSLIRL chromosome 3, ASM5000362v1, whole genome shotgun sequence genomic window:
- the C3G gene encoding C3G guanyl-nucleotide exchange factor isoform X4: MRTTTNTLGRSHSPQSPRNKNKPPPTAEEVAKSSQSLDSHVKDITNALKHFKEIILKKRLEVVPGNGTVLLDITANMFSVIQAYMLAENNTSLLSATQQVYKSLGKVIKLCDEVMLSDESEECASLNGDNVREIVDLLEEAVRNLATLAQQRLKEKEELAFQYDITATETQTPSLTPTNNSHNLLMRPSVEGSVQRTSLPDIKLTPKERDILEKTTSNPIHVSYSTENILRESSPPPKPPLPNRPHNPPPLPPKRNSQPNQSQNNYDTNTSNNSDAEYTIGVDHLTVRSCSPDENSSQCSLDHSREEEEYHEFNMACKNIADDVQCCGVRGEAKKSKDEPNDTKEKRDSSTGAIAEIANEMDDDISKTELRKVNNHRHSNESGFHSTCSMRTSTQSYSKYSSDVSFQSSTKSSNSTSDITYMCSNNSINEESFQQHQYHQQQTMMSTKKNSSVCISSTSTSSISEASTAVRISSEDERRRISSPDQFEAEKKLLEQFQAMSTASSTSAILKQTNSLDITSNEDVLSSLSNDKPPELPPKLSRLTKLNSYDSDTIDNSTEKPESPEIRRHVQVRTFEWQSKHKSLDPRRLDMPAVSCNSINLGLDGEEPPPLPMKKKHMFQSVAFSVLAYMEICSASTQRHTVHTYNLNRNITHSQTMNIATTFAKEELSEAPPALPPKSCKQWKCSSSATSSTSPIPPPTIITTPPPSPKPKHLTSDHRILSISGANEMMSTLSEEVGDQCEDETALIHSHELQNVYDTSAPRTPNSPTLDKMGPNGDYSTEVEEMVNYNNFNRKSPLSTEEINHLPNILEEVDIAPYLIFKKENEEGPEVKGGYIDALIVHASRVQKVTDKAFTEAFITTFRTFIAPIDLIEKLTHRYTVFFCQINEQKQKAAKETFSLLVRVVNDLTCTDLTSPNLLTLLVEFVYELVCAGQLYLAKLLRNKIVEKVNLYKESRLPAYPTNDMFSTVIAQPSLLDFKANEIAKQMTLLDAELFQKIEIPEVLIFAKDQCEEKSPNLNKFTEHFNKMSYWVRSKILMLNCAKERERYVEKFIKIMSHLKKMHNYNSYLALLSALDSAPIRRLEWNKSIKETLKNNCNIIDSSSSFRNYRKALEETSPPCIPYIGLVLQDLTFVHVGNPDYLKEGVVNFSKRWQQYKIIVNMKRFKKCSYTYRRNERIIRFFENFENFLGEEEMWQISETIKPRGGKRLIVNN; this comes from the exons atgcGTACAACTACCAACACGTTGGGGAG ATCACATTCTCCACAAAGTCCAAGGAATAAAAATAAACCACCACCGACAGCCGAGGAAGTGGCCAAATCATCACAATCGTTAGATTCACATGTCAAAGATATAACAAATGCTTTAAAGCATTTCAAGGAGATTATACTCAAGAAAAGATTGGAAGTTGTGCCTGGCAATGGTACTGTTCTCCTAGATATTACAGCCAATATGTTTTCGG TAATTCAAGCATACATGCTGGCTGAAAACAATACCTCTCTATTGTCGGCTACGCAACAAGTCTATAAATCGTTGGGGAAAGTCATCAAGCTTTGCGATGAGGTTATGTTGAGTGATGAATCTGAGGAATGTGCATCATTAAATGGTGATAATGTACGAGAAATTGTGGATTTGCTAGAAGAGGCTGTACGG aacttGGCAACATTGGCTCAGCAAAGACTGAAGGAAAAAGAGGAACTGGCCTTTCAATATGACATCACTGCAACAGAAACCCAAACGCCATCGTTGACCCCTACAAATAATTCACACAATTTGTTAATGCGTCCATCTGTAGAAGGTTCCGTTCAACGTACTTCTTTGCCAGATATAAAATTGACACCAAA AGAACGAGATATTCTTGAGAAAACAACATCCAATCCAATACATGTATCTTACAGTACCGAAAATATTTTAAGAGAGTCCAGTCCCCCACCTAAACCACCATTGCCTAATAG ACCACACAATCCTCCGCCATTACCACCAAAGAGAAACAGCCAACCCAATCAATCACAAAACAATTATGATACAAATACCAGCAACAATTCTGATGCAGAATATACCATAGGTGTAGACCA TCTAACGGTACGTTCTTGTTCGCCTGATGAAAATTCTAGTCAATGTTCTTTAGACCACTCCCGGGAGGAGGAGGAATATCATGAATTCAATATGGCCTGTA AAAACATTGCTGATGATGTGCAGTGTTGCGGTGTTCGTGGTGAAGCTAAAAAATCGAAAGATGAACCCAATGATACCAAGGAAAAAAGAGATTCTTCAACTGGTGCAatagctgaaatagcaaacgaaATGGACGATGACATTTCCAAAACGGAACTACGCAAAGTGAACAATCACCGTCATTCAAATGAATCTG GCTTTCATTCGACTTGTTCCATGCGCACCTCAACACAAAGTTATTCGAAATACTCGTCTGATGTTAGTTTCCAATCGTCCACCAAATCGAGTAATTCCACATCCGATATAACGTATATGTGTAGCAACAATAGCATAAATGAGGAGAGTTTCCAACAACATCAATATCATCAGCAGCAAACAATGATGAGTACAAAGAAAAATTCGTCTGTGTGTATATCGAGTACTAGTACGAGTAGTATATCTGAAGCTTCGACAGCGGTGCGTATATCAAGTGAAGATGAACGACGACGTATTTCATCTCCGGATCAATTCGAGGCGGAGAAGAAACTACTGGAACAATTTCAAGCAATGTCAACCGCCTCCAGTACCAGTGCTATTTTAAAACAAACCAATAGTTTGGATATAACTTCAAACGAAGATGTACTATCATCACTTTCTAATGATAAACCACCAGAACTACCACCAAAACTATCACGACTTACGAAACTAAATTCGTATGACTCTGATACAATAGACAA TTCTACTGAAAAACCTGAATCTCCTGAGATACGGCGACATGTTCAAGTTCGCACTTTTGAATGGCAATCGAAACATAAGAGTTTAGATCCTCGTCGTTTAGATATGCCTGCTGTAAGCTGTAATTCCATTAATCTTGGTTTGGATGGAGAAGAACCACCCCCGTTGCCAATGAAAAAGAAACATA TGTTTCAAAGCGTGGCATTTTCAG TTTTGGCATATATGGAAATATGTTCGGCATCTACACAACGTCATACCGTACATACTTacaatttgaatagaaatataACACACAGCCAAACTATGAA CATTGCAACCACTTTTGCCAAAGAAGAATTATCGGAAGCCCCACCAGCTCTACCaccgaaaagttgtaaacaaTGGAAATGTTCATCATCGGCGACATCGTCAACGTCACCCATTCCACCGCCTACAATTATAACAACACCACCTCCTAGTCCAAAACCGAAACATCTGACATCGGATCACAGAATACTAAGTATTTCGGGTGCCAATGAAATGATGTCCACACTCTCCGAAGAGGTTGGTGATCAGTGTGAGGATGAGACCGCATTAATTCATTCACATGAATTACAAAATGTCTACGATACATCAGCTCCACGAACTCCAAATTCTCCTACCCTTGATAAAATGGGTCCTAATGGTGATTATTCTACTGAAGTTGAAGAAATGGTCAATTATAATAACTTTAATAGAAAG agtcCATTGTCTACTGAGGAGATTAATCACCTACCCAATATTTTGGAAGAAGTTGATATAGcgccatatttaatatttaaaaaggaAAATGAAGAGGGGCCCGAAGTAAAAGGAGGTTACATCGATGCTTTAATAGTACATGCAAGTCGTGTTCAAAAAGTCACTGATAAAG CATTCACTGAAGCATTTATAACAACGTTCCGTACATTCATAGCGCCAATTGATTTGATAGAGAAATTAACACATCGTTATACGGTATTCTTCTGCCAAATAAATGAGCAAAAGCAAAAGGCTGCAAAAGAAACTTTCTCTTTACTCGTTAGGGTTGTCAATGATTTAAC ATGTACTGATTTAACTTCTCCCAATCTACTTACATTGTTGGTGGAATTTGTTTATGAACTTGTATGTGCCGGCCAAttgtatttggcaaaattactaCGTAATAAAATTGTCGAAAAG GTTAATTTGTATAAGGAATCACGTTTGCCTGCCTATCCCACAAATGATATGTTTTCCACAGTTATTGCACAGCCCAGTCTTTTAGATTTCAAAGCCAATGAGATAGCAAAACAAATGACTTTACTCGATGCCGAACTCTTTCAAAAGATCGAAATACCCGAAGTGTTAATATTTGCCAAAGATCAGTGTGAAGAAAAATCGCCAAATTTGAATAAGTTCACagaacatttcaataaaatgtcctATTGGGTACGATCAAAAATTCTTATGTTAAACTGTGCCAAAGAACGTGAGagatatgttgagaaatttataaaaatcatgTCACATTTAAAGAAGATGCACAATTACAATTCATATTTGGCCTTATTATCTGCCCTTGATTCTGCACCTATAAGGAG ACTCGAGTGGAATAAATCCATAaaagaaactttgaaaaataattGCAATATAATCGACTCAAGTTCTAGTTTTCGAAATTATCGTAAAGCTTTGGAGGAAACATCACCACCTTGTATACCTTATAT TGGCCTTGTGTTACAAGATTTGACATTTGTTCACGTAGGTAATCCTGACTATTTAAAAGAAGGCGTTGTAAACTTCTCCAAACGTTGGCAACAGTAcaaaattattgtaaatatgAAACGCTTTAAGAAATG